The bacterium DNA segment TTTCTCTATCTCGCCTTTCGGAAATTTGATGTGGAAGAAAGTAAAAGGGCATTGAAAATGGCTAATTACTACTGGCTATTCCCAGTAGTAATTTCCTATATGTTTGCAATTTGGATTCGGGGAATAAGATGGAAATACCTTCTCTTGCCCATAAAAAAATGCAAAATATTAAACTTAGTCTCAACAATTTTTATTGGCTTTATGGCAAATAATCTTTTGCCACTGAGGGTTGGGGAACTGATCCGTGCCTATGTAAATGGAAAGAAGGAGAATATTAGCAAGAGCTCCTCGCTGGCCACAATCGTCATAGAGAGAGTCTTTGATGGACTCGCCTTGGTCATTCTTTTATTGGTTACATCTCTTTTTCTGGGAAGCGGTTCCTCTCTACAACACTCTTTCCCTCATTGGCTGAAAAAGATGATTTATGTCGCCTGGGCCCTATTCTTAGGTGTGCTAATTCTTCTTTACATAATGATGCGTTCCAAAGAGCTAACTGGCAAAGTCATTAAAAAACTGTTTGGCTTCCTTAAAGAACCTGTTTTGAATAAAATACTTAACTTAACAAACTCCTTTATTAAGGGACTAAATGTGTTGCGTCAACATAAGGAAATACTGATCGTTTCTTCTCTCTCTCTCCTGGTGTGGGCTTTTGAAGGGACAACATTCTATCTGGGAGCAAAAGCACTCAATTTATCCCTATCTTATCCCCAAGCGTACCTTACATTGGTGATAGTAGCGCTGGGCTTAATGGTTCCCTCCTCTCCAGCTTTTGTTGGGGTGTATGAATATTTCTGCATCACTGCTCTTGCCCTTTTTGCAATTGATAAGAGTCTCGCCTTAAG contains these protein-coding regions:
- a CDS encoding lysylphosphatidylglycerol synthase transmembrane domain-containing protein, producing MKKSKWLIVTGILISIFFLYLAFRKFDVEESKRALKMANYYWLFPVVISYMFAIWIRGIRWKYLLLPIKKCKILNLVSTIFIGFMANNLLPLRVGELIRAYVNGKKENISKSSSLATIVIERVFDGLALVILLLVTSLFLGSGSSLQHSFPHWLKKMIYVAWALFLGVLILLYIMMRSKELTGKVIKKLFGFLKEPVLNKILNLTNSFIKGLNVLRQHKEILIVSSLSLLVWAFEGTTFYLGAKALNLSLSYPQAYLTLVIVALGLMVPSSPAFVGVYEYFCITALALFAIDKSLALSYAVLLHFLQFSLLVSIGLFFLWKENLSLGKLKKEVSDYSSQKRKP